The Lutibacter profundi region CTGAAGTGGTTAAAAAATACAATGTTGATGCCGTTACAGCTTTTGAAATTTTTGAGCATTTAGTTGCCCCATTTAATGTTTTAAGAACTATTGAAACTTCAAAAATTATTACAACAGTTCCGTTAAATTTATGGTTTGCTAAAGCATACAGAAGTAAAACTGATATGCGAGATAGGCATTATCATGAATTTGAAGACTGGCAGTTTGATTGGTTGCTTGAAAAATCTGGATGGACTATAAAGAAAAAGGAAAAATGGACGAGCCCCATTAATAAAATTGGTTTTAGACCTATTTTAAGAAAATTTACACCACGTTACTACGCAGTTTATGC contains the following coding sequences:
- a CDS encoding methyltransferase produces the protein MYSKIPIKRYAHTLKFLQEVLPAPATILDLGVRNPFSEIMEENGYTVFNTEGEDLDELPEVVKKYNVDAVTAFEIFEHLVAPFNVLRTIETSKIITTVPLNLWFAKAYRSKTDMRDRHYHEFEDWQFDWLLEKSGWTIKKKEKWTSPINKIGFRPILRKFTPRYYAVYAEK